One region of Cyanobium sp. M30B3 genomic DNA includes:
- a CDS encoding phosphodiester glycosidase family protein produces MPPASATAALVTLVLGSLVNPVAWSWQAADAAPRQPLSSSRSGPAPRNREGTSLQINGRSQQAQWRWIGAGGQPPQQLWLPLEVLQNQLGVSSRSLPDGTLDLEWFGQGLKVPPAEQQALADEVALDALPLLRALGVGVEAEGSQLRLRLAPARLVQVRSSNQGATRRVVLDLNAPALVRQEGNELVLDLRSDPQLQTQLRQLGLVARPAGPSLALRSSLGTPQRVFSLGEPNRLVIDLPAGSTATAPTSPTAPAPIDPRLQALLGRGVRWEQISRSGMRINAVRVEPLNGPLRLAPLAPAGGMEGLVTLPQLAQQRQALVAVNGGYFNRVRRLPLGALKQDGRWLSGPILNRGVAAWSGRELPRFGRLSLQDWVSGADGRRQPLVVVNSGFVQRGISRYDDAWGPVYRALSGSESALLLRQGVVSQRFESGQLEQGVPLRPGDTLLVARGGALLPWSQGERLTVNSQPSSPLGNADQVIGGGPLLLLNGQFVLNGAAENFGAAFMKQGAPRTVLASDGLEVWLVTLQGENSPGPTLEQTAQILRQMGVRDALNLDGGSSTGLVMGGSLRVMGRGVAGRVHNGVGLVAP; encoded by the coding sequence ATGCCCCCTGCCTCCGCCACCGCAGCTCTGGTCACCCTGGTGCTCGGCAGCCTGGTGAATCCCGTTGCGTGGAGTTGGCAGGCGGCCGACGCCGCCCCACGCCAACCCCTCTCCTCCAGCCGCAGCGGCCCAGCCCCCCGCAACCGCGAAGGCACCAGCCTGCAGATCAACGGCCGAAGCCAGCAGGCCCAGTGGCGCTGGATCGGCGCCGGCGGCCAGCCACCCCAGCAGCTCTGGCTGCCCCTGGAGGTGCTCCAGAACCAGCTGGGGGTGAGCAGCCGCTCCCTGCCCGACGGCACCCTCGACCTGGAATGGTTCGGCCAGGGATTGAAGGTGCCGCCGGCCGAGCAACAGGCCCTCGCCGATGAAGTGGCCCTCGATGCCCTGCCCCTGCTGCGGGCCCTGGGGGTGGGCGTGGAGGCGGAGGGGAGCCAGCTGCGGCTGCGCCTGGCCCCCGCCCGGCTTGTGCAGGTGCGCAGCTCCAACCAGGGAGCCACCCGGCGCGTGGTGCTCGATCTCAATGCGCCCGCCCTGGTGCGCCAGGAGGGCAATGAGCTGGTGCTCGACCTCCGCAGCGACCCGCAGCTGCAGACCCAGCTGCGCCAGCTCGGCCTGGTGGCCCGCCCGGCAGGCCCAAGCCTGGCCCTGCGCAGCAGCCTGGGCACGCCCCAGCGGGTGTTCAGCCTGGGCGAGCCCAACCGGCTGGTGATCGACCTGCCCGCCGGCAGCACGGCCACCGCCCCCACCAGCCCCACGGCGCCTGCGCCGATCGACCCCCGCCTGCAGGCCCTGCTGGGACGGGGCGTGCGCTGGGAGCAGATCAGCCGCAGCGGCATGCGCATCAACGCCGTGCGGGTGGAGCCGCTCAACGGACCGCTGCGGCTGGCCCCCCTGGCGCCGGCCGGGGGAATGGAGGGGCTGGTCACCCTCCCCCAGCTGGCCCAGCAACGCCAGGCCCTGGTGGCCGTGAACGGGGGCTACTTCAACCGGGTGCGCCGCCTGCCCCTCGGGGCCCTGAAACAGGACGGCCGCTGGCTCTCCGGGCCGATCCTCAACCGGGGGGTGGCCGCCTGGAGCGGCCGGGAGCTGCCCCGTTTCGGCCGGCTCAGCCTGCAGGACTGGGTGAGCGGCGCCGACGGCCGGCGCCAGCCCCTGGTGGTGGTGAACAGCGGCTTCGTGCAGCGGGGCATCAGCCGCTACGACGACGCCTGGGGCCCGGTGTACCGCGCCCTGAGCGGCTCGGAGTCGGCCCTGCTGCTGCGCCAGGGGGTGGTGAGCCAGCGCTTCGAGAGCGGCCAACTGGAGCAGGGGGTGCCACTGCGGCCCGGCGACACATTGCTGGTGGCCCGCGGTGGAGCCCTGCTGCCCTGGAGCCAGGGCGAACGGCTCACGGTCAACAGCCAGCCCAGTTCGCCCCTGGGCAATGCCGACCAGGTGATCGGCGGTGGGCCCCTGCTGCTGCTGAACGGCCAGTTCGTGCTCAACGGCGCCGCCGAGAACTTCGGAGCCGCCTTCATGAAACAGGGCGCGCCCCGCACGGTGCTGGCCAGCGATGGCCTGGAGGTGTGGCTGGTCACCCTCCAAGGGGAGAACAGCCCCGGCCCCACCCTGGAGCAGACCGCCCAGATCCTGCGCCAGATGGGCGTGCGCGATGCCCTCAACCTCGATGGCGGCAGCTCCACCGGCCTGGTGATGGGGGGCAGCCTGCGGGTGATGGGCCGCGGGGTGGCGGGCCGGGTGCACAACGGCGTGGGGCTGGTGGCGCCCTGA
- a CDS encoding AIR synthase, whose translation MPKGHSLRLTAAAAAELGRQAAVAGTPGLMHLDLVEGGCEQWTIRLRPGHLAGVPIARADGVTLYAPDGQLALLAGLSLDYRGDLSGGGFLVRSSATLKCCACGAAFSRQG comes from the coding sequence ATGCCCAAGGGCCACAGCCTGCGCCTCACCGCCGCCGCCGCCGCCGAACTGGGCCGCCAGGCCGCGGTGGCCGGCACGCCGGGCCTGATGCACCTCGACCTGGTGGAGGGGGGCTGTGAGCAGTGGACGATCCGGCTGCGCCCGGGACACCTGGCGGGAGTGCCCATCGCCCGGGCCGATGGGGTGACGCTCTACGCCCCCGATGGGCAGCTGGCCCTGCTGGCGGGGCTCAGCCTCGACTACCGCGGCGATCTCAGTGGCGGTGGCTTTCTGGTGCGCAGCAGCGCGACGCTGAAGTGCTGTGCCTGCGGGGCCGCCTTCAGCCGCCAGGGCTGA
- the rpsL gene encoding 30S ribosomal protein S12: MPTIQQLIRTERQTLTRKTKSPALRACPERRGVCTRVYTSTPKKPNSALRKVARVRLTSGFEVTAYIPGIGHNLQEHSVVLIRGGRVKDLPGVRYHIIRGTLDTAGVKDRRQSRSKYGAKTPKG; the protein is encoded by the coding sequence ATGCCCACTATTCAGCAGCTCATCCGTACCGAGCGGCAGACCCTGACTCGCAAGACGAAGTCCCCTGCCCTGCGCGCCTGCCCCGAGCGGCGAGGTGTGTGCACCCGCGTGTACACCTCCACCCCCAAGAAGCCCAATTCAGCGCTGCGCAAGGTGGCCCGGGTGCGCCTCACCTCCGGTTTTGAGGTCACCGCGTACATCCCCGGCATCGGCCACAACCTGCAGGAGCACTCCGTGGTGCTGATCCGCGGCGGCCGGGTCAAGGATCTGCCTGGTGTGCGCTACCACATCATTCGCGGCACGCTTGACACCGCCGGTGTCAAGGACCGCCGTCAGTCCCGCTCCAAGTACGGCGCCAAGACTCCCAAGGGCTGA
- the rpsG gene encoding 30S ribosomal protein S7, whose protein sequence is MSRRNAAEKRPVLPDPQFNSRLASMIVARLMKHGKKSTAQRILSDAFSLINERTGNDPLELFETAVRNATPLVEVRARRVGGATYQVPMEVRQERGTAMALRWLVNFSRARNGRSMAQKLAGELMDAANEAGSAVRKREETHKMAEANKAFAHYRY, encoded by the coding sequence ATGTCTCGCCGCAACGCTGCCGAGAAGCGCCCGGTTCTCCCCGATCCCCAGTTCAACAGCCGTCTGGCCTCGATGATCGTGGCCCGGCTGATGAAGCACGGCAAGAAGTCCACCGCCCAGCGGATCCTCTCGGATGCCTTCAGCCTGATCAACGAGCGCACCGGCAACGACCCGCTCGAGCTGTTCGAAACCGCCGTGCGCAACGCCACCCCGCTGGTGGAAGTGCGCGCCCGCCGCGTGGGTGGCGCCACCTACCAGGTGCCCATGGAGGTTCGCCAGGAGCGAGGCACCGCCATGGCCCTGCGCTGGCTGGTGAATTTCTCGCGAGCCCGCAACGGCCGCAGCATGGCCCAGAAACTGGCCGGCGAACTGATGGACGCCGCCAATGAGGCCGGCAGCGCCGTTCGCAAGCGCGAGGAAACCCACAAAATGGCCGAGGCCAACAAGGCCTTCGCCCACTACCGCTACTGA
- the gltB gene encoding glutamate synthase large subunit gives MPQFSRPVWPHCDSPAPAAVAGEKDACGVGFLASLKGEASHWVLEQALRGLHCMEHRGGCGGDGDSGDGSGVLCGIPWSYLEAVWPEASACSGPGRGLGMVFMPADAERREQARAFCNEEAERLGLRSMGWRVVPVDPAVLGPMARDTAPVIEQWLLAAEQGGDALEGLLFRLRRRCGDRARAAWGAGPSDLYFASLSGRTVVYKGMVRSEVLARFYADLRDERFAVTFAVYHRRFSTNTLPRWPLAQPMRLLGHNGEINTLLGNLNWARASEASLDAVWGEAAADLKPVVNAAFSDSANLDATLELLVRSGRPITESLLTLVPEAFRNQPELADKPDVQAFYEYSACTQEPWDGPALLVFADGRSVGATLDRNGLRPARYCITSDGFVVMGSETGVAELEESRIIEKGRLGPGQMLAVDLEQGRLLHNWEVKQEVAARHPYAAWLAEHRRSLAPQPWSQERQLGDLELLQLQTAFGFTAEDFDLVIEDMAGAGKEPTYCMGDDIPLAVLSDKPHLLYDYFKQRFAQVTNPPIDPLREKLVMSLEMHLGQRGSALRPEASAAAVLHLGSPILNEAELVALGEQGLPLSTLSTLVPITDGPAAFSAALERLRGEAEAAVRAGSQILVLSDRPASGGISATTTTLPPLLAVGAVHHHLLNLGLRLQASLVVDTAQCWSTHHVACLIGYGASAVCPWLTWETARHWLAQPKVQTNIERGKLPALTPDQVQANVRKALEDGLRKILSKIGISLLASYHGAQIFEAIGIGADLIELAFKGTTSRVAGLSLSELASETLSFHAKAFPELNRSKLEFMGFVQYRTGGEYHLNSPEMAKALHAAVAAGPGYDHFSTYKTLLENRPVTALRDLLELRPAATPLPLDQVESVESICSRFCTGGMSLGALSREAHEVLAVAMNRIGGKSNSGEGGEDPARFHTLTDVDGEGRSATLPTIKGLRNGDTACSAIKQIASGRFGVTPEYLRSGRQLEIKVAQGAKPGEGGQLPGPKVDPYIAWLRNSKAGVPLISPPPHHDIYSIEDLAQLIHDLHQVHPAARVSVKLVAEIGIGTIAAGVAKANADVIQISGHDGGTGASPLSSIKHAGSPWELGLTEVHRSLLVNGLRDRVLLRADGGLKTGWDVIIAALLGAEEYGFGSIAMIAEGCIMARVCHTNNCPVGVASQKEALRKRFTGIPEHVVNFFLFVAEEVRQLLSVLGVARLEDLIGRSDFLQPRSRQLAKTQAIDLSCLLEPIAAAADRSWLRHDAVAHGNGPILEDQLLADAEVMAAIEGQSRVARTLAIVNTDRSVCARLGGEIAARHGNKGFNGQLDLTFEGAAGQSFGAFSVQGMAVRLVGEANDYVGKGINGGRITVVPPAGGNDPGSQVILGNTCLYGATGGELFALGRAGERFAVRNSGAAAVVEGAGDHCCEYMTGGVVVVLGSTGRNVAAGMTGGVAFILDESGGLAERVNPEIVAICDLTTPEQEALLKPLLEAHLELTGSAKAAAILADWPRWKGTFKLLVPPSEKANLGLAEREAVVA, from the coding sequence ATGCCCCAGTTTTCGCGTCCTGTTTGGCCCCACTGCGACAGCCCGGCGCCGGCCGCTGTGGCGGGTGAGAAAGACGCCTGCGGAGTGGGTTTTCTGGCGAGTCTGAAAGGGGAGGCCAGCCATTGGGTGCTGGAGCAGGCGCTGCGCGGGCTGCACTGCATGGAGCACCGCGGTGGCTGCGGCGGCGATGGCGACTCCGGCGACGGCTCGGGTGTGCTCTGCGGGATCCCCTGGTCGTACCTGGAGGCGGTGTGGCCTGAGGCCTCCGCCTGCTCCGGCCCGGGCCGGGGACTGGGCATGGTGTTCATGCCTGCAGATGCCGAGCGCCGCGAGCAGGCCAGAGCCTTCTGCAACGAAGAGGCCGAGCGGCTGGGGCTGCGCAGCATGGGCTGGCGGGTGGTGCCGGTGGATCCGGCGGTGCTGGGCCCGATGGCCCGCGATACCGCCCCGGTGATCGAGCAGTGGCTGCTGGCCGCTGAGCAGGGCGGCGACGCCCTGGAGGGGCTGCTGTTCCGCCTGCGCCGCCGCTGCGGTGACCGGGCCCGCGCGGCCTGGGGGGCCGGCCCCAGCGACCTCTATTTCGCCTCGCTCAGCGGCCGCACGGTTGTGTACAAGGGCATGGTGCGCTCGGAGGTGCTGGCGCGTTTCTACGCCGACCTGCGCGACGAGCGCTTCGCCGTGACCTTCGCGGTGTACCACCGCCGCTTCAGCACCAACACCCTGCCCCGCTGGCCCCTGGCCCAGCCGATGCGGCTGCTGGGTCACAACGGCGAGATCAACACCCTGCTGGGCAACCTCAACTGGGCCCGGGCCTCGGAGGCCAGCCTCGATGCGGTGTGGGGCGAGGCTGCCGCCGACCTCAAGCCGGTGGTGAACGCCGCCTTCAGCGATTCGGCCAACCTCGACGCCACCCTGGAGCTGCTGGTGCGCAGTGGCCGGCCGATCACCGAGAGCCTGCTCACCCTGGTGCCGGAGGCCTTCCGCAACCAGCCCGAGCTGGCCGACAAGCCTGATGTTCAGGCGTTCTATGAGTATTCGGCCTGCACCCAGGAGCCCTGGGACGGCCCGGCCCTGCTGGTGTTCGCCGATGGCCGCAGCGTCGGCGCCACTCTGGATCGCAATGGCCTGCGGCCTGCCCGCTACTGCATCACCAGCGACGGCTTCGTGGTGATGGGCTCGGAAACGGGCGTGGCCGAGCTGGAGGAGAGCCGCATCATCGAGAAGGGCCGCCTCGGCCCCGGCCAGATGCTGGCGGTGGATCTGGAGCAGGGCCGCCTGCTGCACAACTGGGAGGTGAAGCAGGAGGTGGCCGCGCGCCATCCCTACGCCGCCTGGCTGGCGGAGCACCGCCGCAGCCTGGCTCCCCAGCCCTGGAGCCAGGAACGCCAGCTGGGCGACCTGGAGCTGCTGCAGCTGCAGACGGCCTTCGGCTTCACGGCGGAAGACTTCGACCTGGTGATCGAGGACATGGCCGGCGCCGGCAAGGAGCCCACCTACTGCATGGGCGACGACATCCCCCTGGCGGTGCTCTCCGACAAGCCCCACCTGCTCTACGACTACTTCAAGCAGCGCTTCGCCCAGGTCACCAACCCGCCGATCGATCCGCTGCGCGAGAAGCTGGTGATGAGCCTGGAGATGCACCTGGGCCAGCGGGGCTCGGCCCTGCGTCCTGAGGCCTCGGCCGCCGCCGTGCTGCATTTGGGCAGCCCGATCCTCAACGAGGCGGAACTGGTGGCCCTCGGAGAGCAGGGGCTTCCCCTGAGCACCCTCTCCACCCTGGTGCCGATCACCGATGGGCCCGCAGCCTTCAGCGCCGCCCTCGAGCGCCTGCGCGGTGAGGCCGAGGCCGCGGTGCGCGCCGGCAGCCAGATCCTGGTGCTGAGTGATCGCCCCGCCTCGGGCGGCATCAGCGCCACCACCACCACCCTGCCGCCGCTGCTGGCGGTGGGCGCGGTGCACCACCACCTGCTCAACCTGGGCCTGCGTCTGCAGGCGTCGCTGGTGGTGGACACGGCCCAGTGCTGGAGCACCCACCATGTGGCCTGCCTGATCGGCTACGGCGCCAGCGCCGTGTGCCCCTGGCTCACCTGGGAGACGGCGCGCCACTGGCTGGCCCAGCCCAAGGTGCAGACCAACATCGAGCGCGGCAAGCTGCCCGCCCTCACGCCCGATCAGGTGCAGGCCAACGTGCGCAAGGCACTGGAGGACGGCCTGCGCAAGATTCTCTCGAAGATCGGCATCTCGCTGCTGGCCAGCTACCACGGTGCCCAGATCTTCGAGGCGATCGGCATCGGCGCCGACCTGATCGAGCTGGCCTTCAAGGGCACCACCAGCCGCGTGGCCGGCCTGAGCCTGAGCGAACTCGCCAGCGAAACCCTCAGCTTCCACGCCAAGGCCTTCCCCGAGCTCAACCGCAGCAAGCTCGAGTTCATGGGCTTCGTGCAGTACCGCACCGGCGGCGAGTACCACCTCAACAGCCCCGAGATGGCCAAGGCCCTGCATGCCGCCGTGGCGGCCGGCCCGGGGTACGACCACTTCTCCACCTACAAGACGCTGCTGGAGAACCGGCCGGTGACGGCCCTGCGCGACCTGCTGGAGCTCAGGCCAGCTGCCACGCCGCTGCCCCTGGATCAGGTGGAGAGCGTGGAGAGCATCTGCAGCCGCTTCTGCACCGGCGGCATGAGCCTGGGGGCCCTCTCGCGCGAGGCCCACGAGGTGCTGGCGGTGGCGATGAACCGCATCGGCGGCAAGAGCAACAGCGGCGAGGGCGGCGAGGACCCGGCCCGTTTCCACACGCTCACCGACGTGGACGGCGAGGGGCGCTCCGCCACCCTGCCCACGATCAAGGGCCTGCGCAACGGCGACACCGCCTGCTCGGCGATCAAGCAGATCGCCTCCGGCCGCTTCGGGGTGACCCCCGAATACCTGCGCAGCGGCCGCCAGCTGGAGATCAAGGTGGCCCAGGGGGCCAAGCCGGGCGAGGGCGGCCAGCTGCCCGGGCCCAAGGTGGATCCCTACATCGCCTGGCTGCGCAACAGCAAGGCCGGCGTGCCGCTGATCTCGCCGCCGCCCCACCACGACATCTATTCGATCGAGGACCTGGCCCAGCTGATCCACGACCTGCACCAGGTGCACCCCGCCGCCAGGGTGAGCGTGAAGCTGGTGGCCGAGATCGGTATCGGCACGATCGCCGCCGGTGTGGCCAAGGCCAACGCCGACGTGATCCAGATTTCCGGCCACGACGGCGGCACCGGCGCCTCACCGCTGAGCTCGATCAAGCACGCCGGCAGCCCCTGGGAGCTGGGCCTCACCGAGGTGCACCGCTCCCTGCTGGTGAACGGCCTGCGCGACCGGGTGCTGCTGCGCGCCGACGGCGGCCTCAAGACCGGCTGGGACGTGATCATCGCCGCCCTGCTGGGCGCCGAGGAATACGGCTTCGGCTCGATCGCCATGATCGCCGAGGGCTGCATCATGGCCCGGGTGTGCCACACCAACAATTGCCCGGTGGGCGTGGCCAGCCAGAAGGAGGCGCTGCGCAAGCGCTTCACCGGCATCCCCGAACACGTGGTGAACTTCTTCCTGTTCGTGGCCGAAGAGGTGCGCCAGCTGCTGAGCGTGCTGGGCGTGGCCCGGCTCGAGGATCTGATCGGCCGCAGCGACTTCCTGCAGCCGCGCTCGCGGCAGCTGGCCAAGACCCAGGCCATCGATCTCTCCTGTCTGCTGGAGCCGATCGCCGCCGCTGCCGACCGCAGCTGGCTGCGCCACGACGCCGTAGCCCACGGCAACGGCCCGATCCTGGAAGACCAGCTCCTGGCCGATGCCGAGGTGATGGCCGCCATCGAGGGCCAAAGCCGCGTGGCCCGCACCCTGGCGATCGTGAACACCGACCGCAGCGTCTGCGCCCGCCTGGGCGGCGAGATCGCCGCCCGCCACGGCAACAAGGGCTTCAATGGCCAGCTCGATCTCACCTTCGAGGGGGCGGCCGGCCAGAGCTTCGGCGCCTTCAGCGTGCAGGGCATGGCCGTGCGCCTGGTGGGTGAAGCCAACGACTACGTGGGCAAGGGCATCAACGGCGGCCGCATCACCGTGGTGCCCCCCGCCGGCGGCAACGACCCCGGCAGCCAGGTGATCCTGGGCAACACCTGCCTCTATGGCGCCACCGGCGGTGAGCTGTTTGCCCTCGGCCGGGCCGGCGAGCGTTTCGCCGTGCGCAACAGCGGCGCCGCCGCCGTGGTAGAGGGCGCCGGCGACCACTGCTGCGAGTACATGACCGGCGGCGTGGTGGTGGTGCTCGGCTCCACAGGCCGCAACGTGGCTGCCGGCATGACCGGCGGCGTGGCCTTCATCCTCGATGAGAGCGGCGGCCTGGCCGAGCGGGTGAACCCCGAGATTGTGGCGATCTGCGACCTCACCACCCCCGAGCAGGAGGCCCTGCTCAAGCCCCTGCTGGAGGCCCACCTGGAGCTCACCGGCAGCGCCAAGGCAGCGGCGATCCTGGCCGACTGGCCCAGATGGAAGGGCACGTTCAAGCTGCTGGTGCCCCCCAGCGAGAAGGCCAACCTGGGCCTGGCGGAGCGGGAGGCGGTGGTGGCTTGA